The stretch of DNA TTCGAGGGCGTAACGCGCCAGAGTTCCTCCCGGACCGTAGCACTCGTCGTCCGGGTGGGCGAACACACCGAGAATCGCGGGTTTGTTATTCATCACTTCACCTTCTTTCGAGCATAAAAAAAAGCTCCTCTTGCGGCAAGTGCGTCGGGGGGACTCCTTGACCGCTGTGGGGGGGCCTTCTATACTGCGGAAGCGAGGAGAATGATGAATACCGAGATCCATCTTCATCGAGGACAATTCATCGACACCCTGCGGGAAGGGGACCGGGTGACCGAGCACTATCGCGTGCTCAGGAAGAGCGTGAAGACCTCTCGCTCCGGCGAGCCCTACCTGGACCTCGACGTCGGCGACCGCACCGGCCGGATCACGGCCCGCATGTTCAAGCCCCGCCAGTCCGTCGGCGATCCCATCCAGTCCTTCGCTTCCCTTTTCCAGGTGGGGGATTCGATCCGCGTCTCCGGGCGCATCGATCTCTTCCAGGGACGCCTGCAGATGATCCTCGACAAACTCCGCGTCAGCCTCCCCGAAGAAGTGGACGACGCGCTCTTCGAAAAGGCGAGCCCCCGCTCGCCGGAGGAGATGGAGGCGGAACTCCGCGGAGCGATCGAGCGGATCGGCGACCCGATGCTCCGGGCGATGATGGAGCGGATCTTCGAGGACGCCTCCTTCGCCGAACGATTCGCCGCCGCTCCCGCGGCGACCCGTCTCCATCACGCCTACCGCCGCGGGCTTCTGGAACACACCCTCTCCCTGATCGGCGCCGCGGAGCGCCTCCTGCCCCATTACCCGGAACTGAACGCCGACCTCGTCCGCGTGGGCGTCCTGCTGCACGACATGGGAAAGACGGAGGAACTGGGGGAGAAGGCGGGGGAGGAGTACACCGTCGACGGTACCCTTCTCGGTCACGTCTATCTCGGCGCCCGCCGCGCCGAGAAGGCGATGGACGGTACCCCGGGCTTTCCGGAGGAGCACCGCCGCCAGGTGTTGCACATGATTCTCAGCCACCACGGCGAGCGCGAGTTCGGCGCCCCCGTTCTCCCCGCCACCCGGGAAGCGATCTTCATCTATCACCTGGACAACCTGGACGCCAAGCTGGCGAACGCCCGCGAGACCCTCGAGGCGGACCGAAACGAGGAGAGCTTTTTCACAGACCTCTATTCCTCGGGCGCCATCGGCCGGCGTTATTACAAAGCCTCCCTACCGGAGGAGCGGAACGGGGATGCGTGATCGTCTTTTCCGCGGCGGCGCCCGGCAGGCGGCGCGCCGATCGGGGAAAGCGCGATGAACCGTCCCGCGTCGCCGGTCCTTCTCACCGGACCTCCCGGCTCGGGCAAAACGGAAAAGATGGTCCGTCTCTTTCTGGAGGGGGACGGGGGATCGGCGGAGGGCGGGCGCGCGCTCGTTCTCCTGCCGGATCGCGGGGCGGTGGAGATCTTCCGCCGGCGCGTCCTCGAAGGGGCCGGAGTGGCCGGCGTTTTCGACGGCGGGATCCGCACCTTTGAGAGCTGGGCGATTCACCGCCTCGGGAGAACGCCCGAGGAGGGCGCCGCGCCGGAGGAGGAGTCTCTTCTGCTCCGCGCCGTCGCCGCCGATCTGCCCGCGGCCGTGGGGACTCGAGCGCTCTCTCCTCGGTTCCGCGGCGCTTTTCTCGCCTGGGCGGCGGACCTCGGCGAGGCGGGAATCGATCCGGCGTCGATCCGCGAGATGCTCCTCCACGCGCCCGATGAAGAGGGGCGTCTCGAGACTCTCGCCGAAACGCTCGACCGTTTCCTCCGGGAGCGCGAGGGGGCCGGCCTCTTCCACGCCGCCGCGGCGCTTCTTCGGGCGGCGGAACGTCTCGCCTCCGGCGCGGACCGCGCCCCCCTTCCGGACCTTCTCCTGGTCGACGGTTTTCATCGATTCTCCTCTCCCCGCCTCGCCCTCCTGCGCGAGCTGGCCTCCCGCGTCGGTGAGACATGGATCACTCTCCCTTCTCCTTCCGGGAACGGGGAGTGGACAGGCGAGGCTTTGGAGCGATCCTTCGCCCTTCTCTCCTCGGAGATCGGTCCGTTCCGTGAAGAGCGACTCTCCGCAAAGGGGCCGGAGCCGCGGCCCCTATTCCTCGGAGGCGCCGACAGGGAGGAAGTGGTGGAGAGGATCGCCCGGGAGATCCGCATCGCCTGCGCCGAGGAGGGGAGGCGCCCCGGCGATCACCTGATTCTCTTTCGCGATGTCGAGCCGTACCGCGTTCTGGTGGAGGAGATCTTTCCCCGCTACGGCGTTCCCTTTCACGGGCGTTTCCAAACGGCGGGGGCGGAGACCCGCGCCGGCCGCTCCCTTCTCGACTGGATCCGCCTCGCCCGAGAGGGGGTGCGCGTCTCCACGGTTCTCCCGATCCTCAAGAACAGGATGACCGGTGCCGACCCGGACCATGCGGATCGTCTCGCCGCACGACTCCGGGAAGCGCCGGACGCGGAGGAGGGGGGGGAGGCGCTCCTTCTGCGCGCGCGCGGCGCGGATCCCGGCTTCGC from Candidatus Eisenbacteria bacterium encodes:
- a CDS encoding HD domain-containing protein; amino-acid sequence: MMNTEIHLHRGQFIDTLREGDRVTEHYRVLRKSVKTSRSGEPYLDLDVGDRTGRITARMFKPRQSVGDPIQSFASLFQVGDSIRVSGRIDLFQGRLQMILDKLRVSLPEEVDDALFEKASPRSPEEMEAELRGAIERIGDPMLRAMMERIFEDASFAERFAAAPAATRLHHAYRRGLLEHTLSLIGAAERLLPHYPELNADLVRVGVLLHDMGKTEELGEKAGEEYTVDGTLLGHVYLGARRAEKAMDGTPGFPEEHRRQVLHMILSHHGEREFGAPVLPATREAIFIYHLDNLDAKLANARETLEADRNEESFFTDLYSSGAIGRRYYKASLPEERNGDA